The genomic segment TCGAGCCGCTGGCGTCGGGGTTTTCCTATTACGGGCAGATTCCGCGTCCGGTGCGGCGGATCTGCGGGGCGAAAGTGACCAATCTCTGGGGGACCGCACCGCTTGGAACGCCGCCGGGCATGAACCCGATCTTCAACAAGCACCAGGGCAAACTGAATCTCGGACTGGCGTTCAATCGCCCGGCCATCAGCGACGAACTCGCCCGGCGGTTCACCGACTTGATCGAGCGGGAAATCTTCAGCGAGACGGAATCACCCCCTTGACGCGCGCGGCGGCGACGATGAGCTGCGCCAGGCCGTCGACGGTCCATCGCTCGCGATTGAGAACCAGATCGTATCGTTCCGAATCATCGGGGGAGACGTGAAAATGCCGCCGGATCAGAGCGGCCCGTTCGGACTCCAGCTCGGTGATCCGGGACTTGGCCTCGTTCTCGCTGATCTGGTTCGACTGGGCGAAGCGTTCGAGGCGCCACGCCAGCGGCGCGATGATCCGTACGCGCAGCCCCAGCGCGCTTGGAAGAATCAGGTCCGCCGCGCGGCCCAGAAAGATGCCGTGGCTCTTGCGCGCCAACGCCAGCACCACCTCGACCAGCCGGTGGAAGTAGTCCATCCGCGTCGGACCCTCCGGACCCATCATGCGCACCATTTCCTCCAGCCAGTTCACGTCGCGCTCATCCAGCGCCTGGTACAGCCGGCGGCGCATCTCATCCTCCCCCGCCATCAGATCCAGAATCTGGCGATCAAACACCGGCCACCCCAGCAGCTCACCGACCCGCTCCGCGATCTCGTGCCCGCCCGCGCCCACCTGCCGGGATATTGCGACAAACGTCTGAACTTCAGGCTGTTGCGCGTCCGCGGCCGACGGCGGCTTCTGCTGTCGCGACAACTCCCAGTTCCGCATTTGCCGCTCGGCCAATTTCCAGGCCGCCGATTGGGATGTGGACAGTTTGATGGTCATGGTCAGCCTCCCGATGGGCGACCTGCCACGGCGCGGTGACGACGCACGACCGGCCCCGACCGGGGCAGGCCCCACTCCTCGTCCAGCAATCGGCGCGCCGATCGCAGCACGCCGCGCGGCGAGGTTGCTCCCCCATCGCTCCATCGGGAAAATGCCGGGAAGCCGGATTGATCGGAGGACGTTGTGGAATTTTGCTATCGGGCTTGCGCGGGAACCCACCCTTCGCCGGAGCCTAATCGCTGGTCGTGCGATCCTTCACAATCACCCAAGCGCCGTCGATCTGCCGCATCGTGAGGTAGAAATGCCCGGAGGAGCGACCGTCGACCGCGCGGACTTCCCACCGGCCCGACGCCTCGGCCGCGTCCGGCCCGGTGCGAGAGATGACCAAGTCGCGAAAGCGTAGGGTGCCCATCTGATCGCGCGTCGCGTAACGCTTCCGGTAGCGCTCGAGCACAGCCTGCCAGCCCTTTGTCACTCCGCCGGTCGTTTCGAACGTGAGATCGTCGCTCTTCCAGTAACCGGCCATGAAGCCGTCGAGATCGCCGCGGTTCCATGCGGCAATCTGGTCGTCGAGCACGCGAGCGATTTCCGGGTGAGCCTGCCGGGCATTGCAAGCGCCAACGAGAGCCATCGCCAGGATGGCCCCCACGCGAACGAATCGATGGCAAACGGATTGGTTCGCGTTCATGGACGGGCCTGGTGAAGCGTCACTCGTAGCGCAGGGCTTCGATGGGGTCGAGCCGGCTGGCGCGCCACGCGGGATAGAATCCGAAAAAGACGCCCGTAGCAAACGCGAACCCCAGGGCGATGGCCGCGAT from the Planctomycetia bacterium genome contains:
- a CDS encoding cytidylate kinase-like family protein, with translation MTIKLSTSQSAAWKLAERQMRNWELSRQQKPPSAADAQQPEVQTFVAISRQVGAGGHEIAERVGELLGWPVFDRQILDLMAGEDEMRRRLYQALDERDVNWLEEMVRMMGPEGPTRMDYFHRLVEVVLALARKSHGIFLGRAADLILPSALGLRVRIIAPLAWRLERFAQSNQISENEAKSRITELESERAALIRRHFHVSPDDSERYDLVLNRERWTVDGLAQLIVAAARVKGVIPSR
- a CDS encoding DUF4440 domain-containing protein; translated protein: MNANQSVCHRFVRVGAILAMALVGACNARQAHPEIARVLDDQIAAWNRGDLDGFMAGYWKSDDLTFETTGGVTKGWQAVLERYRKRYATRDQMGTLRFRDLVISRTGPDAAEASGRWEVRAVDGRSSGHFYLTMRQIDGAWVIVKDRTTSD